A genome region from Macrotis lagotis isolate mMagLag1 chromosome 4, bilby.v1.9.chrom.fasta, whole genome shotgun sequence includes the following:
- the ARPP19 gene encoding cAMP-regulated phosphoprotein 19 isoform X1: MSADIPEAASAEEQKEMEDKVTSPEKAEEAKLKARYPHLGQKPGGSDFLRKRLQKGQKYFDSGDYNMAKAKMKNKQLPTAAAPDKTEVTGDHIPTPQDLPQRKPSLVASKLAG; encoded by the exons ATGTCCGCGGACATCCCCGAGGCGGCCTCGGCTGAGGAGCAGAAG gAAATGGAAGATAAAGTAACTAGTCCAGAGAAGGCAGAAGAAGCAAAATTAAAAGCAAGGTATCCTCATCTGGGACAAAAGCCTGGGGGTTCAGATTTCTTAAGGAAGCGACTGCAGAAAGGA CAAAAGTATTTTGACTCTGGGGATTACAACATGGCTAAAGCAAAGATGAAGAACAAGCAACTTCCTACTGCAGCAGCTCCTGACAAAACAGAGGTCACTGGTGACCACATTCCTACTCCGCAGGATCTTCCACAGCGGAAACCATCCCTTGTTGCTAGCAAGCTGGCTGGCTGA
- the ARPP19 gene encoding cAMP-regulated phosphoprotein 19 isoform X2 produces MEDKVTSPEKAEEAKLKARYPHLGQKPGGSDFLRKRLQKGQKYFDSGDYNMAKAKMKNKQLPTAAAPDKTEVTGDHIPTPQDLPQRKPSLVASKLAG; encoded by the exons ATGGAAGATAAAGTAACTAGTCCAGAGAAGGCAGAAGAAGCAAAATTAAAAGCAAGGTATCCTCATCTGGGACAAAAGCCTGGGGGTTCAGATTTCTTAAGGAAGCGACTGCAGAAAGGA CAAAAGTATTTTGACTCTGGGGATTACAACATGGCTAAAGCAAAGATGAAGAACAAGCAACTTCCTACTGCAGCAGCTCCTGACAAAACAGAGGTCACTGGTGACCACATTCCTACTCCGCAGGATCTTCCACAGCGGAAACCATCCCTTGTTGCTAGCAAGCTGGCTGGCTGA